GCGCTTCACGGGCAAGCAACAGGCCAAAGACACTCATACCGCCCAGTTCCCCAGGTCAATGCTGCGATAACCGGAGGGCATCCGGGCCAAGGTGTGATGGGTGGTCAGCAGCACCATGCCGCCGTTCTCGCAGTGCCGGGCGAGGTGTTCTTCAAGCTGCGCCACGCCTTGCTTGTCCAGTGCGGTGAACGGCTCGTCGAGGATCCACAGCGGCGGGCTGTCCAGGTACAGCCGCGCCAGGGCCACGCGGCGCTGCTGGCCGGCCGACAGGGTATGGCTCGGCACGTCCTCGAAACCTTTCAATCCTACCGCCGCCAACGCCTGCCAGATCGCCTCGCGCCCGGCCGGCCGATGCAGGGCGCAGAGCCAACTGAGGTTTTCTTCGGGGGTCAGCAGATCCTTGATGCCGGCGGCATGGCCGATCCACAACAGATTGCGCGCCAGCTCGCTGCGCTGGCTATGCAACGGTTGGCCGTTGAGCAGGATCTCGCCGGCAGTGGGCTGCATCAACCCGGCCAGCAGGCGCAGCAGACTGGTCTTGCCACTGCCGTTGGGGCCACTGATCTGCACCATATCGCCACGCGAGAGTCTCAATTCGAGATTTTCGAAGAGCAGCCGCAAGTCTCGCTCACAGGCGAGGCCGACGGTTTGCAGGAGAGGACTGGTCAAGGGATCGCGGGCCTTATACGGTTCAAGTCGGCCATGCAGCGGCCGTTAAAGTAGTGCAGCATAGATGCATTGATGGCCTGTTCCACAGAGCTGCGTCAAACAATTGCAAGGTTTTTGCCACTCTCCGGAAGGCGGGCGGCATTATACATGTGAAGCCCCCTCTGGGCTGATTCCAAGGTAAGACCGCTAATGACAGGCGACATGAACATCCCGCCACTGCCCCAGCTCACGG
This genomic interval from Pseudomonas alvandae contains the following:
- the ccmA gene encoding cytochrome c biogenesis heme-transporting ATPase CcmA; its protein translation is MTSPLLQTVGLACERDLRLLFENLELRLSRGDMVQISGPNGSGKTSLLRLLAGLMQPTAGEILLNGQPLHSQRSELARNLLWIGHAAGIKDLLTPEENLSWLCALHRPAGREAIWQALAAVGLKGFEDVPSHTLSAGQQRRVALARLYLDSPPLWILDEPFTALDKQGVAQLEEHLARHCENGGMVLLTTHHTLARMPSGYRSIDLGNWAV